One window from the genome of Nicotiana tomentosiformis chromosome 5, ASM39032v3, whole genome shotgun sequence encodes:
- the LOC104094034 gene encoding uncharacterized protein produces the protein MTYEYVEVEIEEVENVTQKSNQTICSAASAAMATLMYHMFSSSALLSLGLYHLISTTRNHHLKSSRGDYTAKPYHPISAFSSRLRHLPLYLLLLCLLISLIHQSLISFDADPLLKGRTPVHRFTSLQAAAVIFSFLLLTLALLISESTSLLPLPPDLFFALASALFYLHYSASSNSASVQTSDLQAKCDSVSANISLLSSLLCLLIAFQPRLFLADVALAGSICLQGLWVLQTGLSLYVDAFIPDGCHKLLDVVSGVEGSTKCDLEDSKLRAVAILDLVFVLHVLFVLLVVIVTYAAVAKTVGIRRFGSYEALPNPNTADSNHIQMKALTGTQA, from the coding sequence ATGACTTATGAGTATGTAGAGGTAGAAATTGAGGAAGTTGAGAATGTGActcaaaaatcaaatcaaaccatcTGCAGTGCAGCTAGTGCAGCAATGGCAACCCTGATGTATCACATGTTCTCCTCGTCTGCGCTGCTATCCCTCGGACTCTACCACCTCATTTCCACCACCAGAAACCACCACCTCAAATCTTCTCGTGGAGACTACACCGCCAAACCCTACCACCCCATCTCCGCCTTCTCCTCCCGTCTCCGCCACCTCCCTCTTTATCTCCTCCTCCTCTGCCTCCTCATCTCCTTAATCCACCAATCCCTTATCTCTTTCGACGCCGATCCTCTCCTCAAAGGCCGCACTCCTGTCCACCGCTTCACCTCTCTCCAAGCCGCCGCCGTCATTTTCTCTTTCCTCCTCTTAACCCTCGCTCTCCTTATCTCCGAGTCAACTTCGCTCCTCCCGCTCCCTCCCGATCTCTTTTTTGCCCTAGCATCCGCACTTTTCTACCTCCACTACTCCGCCTCCTCGAACTCCGCCTCCGTTCAGACCTCCGATCTTCAAGCCAAGTGCGATTCGGTTTCTGCTAATATTTCCTTACTCTCCTCTCTTCTCTGTCTCCTCATCGCCTTTCAACCCAGGCTTTTCCTTGCTGACGTGGCGCTCGCCGGTTCGATATGTCTCCAGGGACTGTGGGTCCTACAGACGGGACTTTCGCTTTATGTTGATGCCTTCATACCCGATGGTTGTCATAAGCTGTTGGATGTTGTGAGTGGAGTTGAGGGATCGACGAAGTGTGATCTGGAAGATTCTAAGCTCAGAGCTGTCGCTATCCTCGATTTGGTTTTCGTGCTTCATGTGTTGTTTGTGTTGCTCGTCGTGATTGTTACTTATGCTGCTGTTGCTAAAACTGTTGGTATCAGGAGATTTGGCTCTTATGAGGCACTGCCCAACCCCAACACTGCTGACTCCAATCATATACAGATGAAGGCTTTGACCGGAACTCAGGCTTGA
- the LOC104094036 gene encoding dolichyl-diphosphooligosaccharide--protein glycosyltransferase subunit 2-like: MAPNISAYDSHSTLVYCGANSPPSHRITRMAKVLGFMVLLALSALICEAAMFKPISDSHRSAALELFTPTHGSFSSLEETYEALRTFEVLGIEKQPDIRAASCASVVDTLSSSSSALKDLFQALRVNGILKCELNKKALAGIAPRLKDAVNNAISLLDYYYSVGSLVLVKGLSSIMEVHLESADSVFRAIKAFGQSDGRWRYSSNNPESSTYAAGIALESLAGIISLASSEIDQSLISMVKNDISNLFDGLEKYDDGAYYFDEKLVDGRGHQGPLSASSAVVRGVTAFAAVSTEKLNLPGDKILGLARFLLGAGVPGNAKDLYYQIDALASLENNRVSIPLVLSLPASVLSLTRKNQLKVNVNTVLGSAAPSLTVKLKQIFSSGSKDASVIDQDLKFDHKNAVHYLDALPKDIDVGSYIFSFEVFLHDSDHKTIYATGGRTKVPIYITGAIKVDNAEIAVLDNDIGNVETQKKLDFAGENAISLSANHLQKLRLSFQLTSPLGHAFKPHQAFLKLRHESKVDHIFVVGNFGKQFEIILDFLGLVEKFFYLSGRYDIQLTVGDAVMENSFLQPLGSVELDLPEPPEKAARPPPQAVDPSSRFGPKAEIAHVFRVPEKRPPRDLSYAFLALVLLPFLGFLVGLLRLHVNLKNFPTASGPAMFAILFHLLIAAVLSLYVLFWSQWNLFQTLRALGFLGIFLLFVGHRTLSHLASTSAKLKSA; this comes from the exons ATGGCACCAAATATTTCTGCATATGATTCACACTCCACTTTGGTCTACTGTGGCGCAAACTCACCTCCCTCCCACCGCATTACGA GAATGGCAAAAGTATTAGGATTTATGGTACTACTGGCATTGTCCGCATTGATCTGTGAAGCTGCTATGTTCAAACCTATCTCCGATTCTCACCGATCTGCCGCATTGGAGTTGTTTACTCCAACTCATGGATCTTTTTCTAG TCTAGAAGAAACATACGAAGCCTTAAGGACATTCGAGGTTCTTGGAATTGAAAAACAGCCTGACATAAGGGCTGCTTCATGTGCATCAGTGGTGGACActctttcatcttcttcttcagcaTTGAAAGATTTGTTCCAGGCATTAAGAGTTAATGGGATACTGAAATGCGAGCTTAACAAGAAAGCATTAGCA GGCATAGCCCCAAGACTTAAGGATGCTGTGAACAATGCCATCTCACTTCTTGACTACTACTACTCAGTTGGAAGTTTAGTTCTTGTCAAG GGTCTAAGTTCTATCATGGAGGTGCATCTTGAAAGTGCTGATTCAGTTTTCCGTGCCATAAAG GCTTTCGGCCAAAGTGATGGAAGGTGGCGCTATAGCTCCAACAATCCTGAGTCTAGCACTTACGCTGCAG GAATTGCACTTGAGAGCCTGGCTGGTATCATTTCATTAGCTTCTTCTGAGATTGATCAATCTTTG ATTAGCATGGTGAAAAATGATATATCAAATCTTTTCGATGGTTTGGAGAAATATG ATGATGGGGCCTATTACTTCGATGAAAAACTTGTTGATGGTCGTGGACATCAGGGTCCCCTCTCAGCTTCGTCAGCTGTAGTGCGTGGGGTTACAGCTTTTGCCGCAGTGTCTACTGAAAAATTAAAT CTTCCAGGTGACAAAATTCTAGGTTTAGCAAGGTTTCTCCTTGGTGCTGGAGTTCCTGGAAATGCAAAGGATTTGTATTATCAAATTGATGCATTGGCTTCCTTAGAAAACAATAG GGTCTCCATTCCATTGGTTTTATCACTCCCCGCCAGTGTGCTCTCATTGACTAGAAAGAACCAGCTTAAG GTAAATGTGAACACTGTTCTGGGTTCTGCTGCACCTTCTCTGACAGTCAAACTCAAGCAGATTTTTAGCTCTGGCTCAAAGGATGCCTCTGTTATTGATCAG GATCTCAAATTTGACCATAAAAATGCTGTACATTACTTAGATGCTTTGCCCAAAGACATTGATGTTGGCAGTTACATTTTCTCTTTTGAG GTTTTCCTTCATGATTCAGATCATAAAACGATCTATGCCACTGGAGGAAGAACAAAAGTACCCATATATATTACAGGAGCTATCAAAGTTGATAATGCAGAGATTGCTGTACTTGACAACGATATTGGAAATGTTGAAACTCAGAAAAA GCTTGATTTTGCCGGGGAGAATGCCATCTCTCTATCAGCAAACCATCTGCAAAAGCTACGGTTGTCATTTCAATTAACTTCTCCTCTAGGGCATGCTTTTAAGCCACACCAG GCTTTCCTCAAGTTGAGACATGAGAGCAAGGTGGACCATATCTTTGTGGTGGGGAATTTTGGAAAACAATTCGAAATAATACTA GATTTCCTTGGACTAGTTGAAAAGTTTTTCTATCTATCAGGTAGATATGACATTCAACTTACTGTCGGAGATGCTGTAATG GAGAACTCGTTCTTGCAACCCTTGGGTTCTGTTGAATTAGATTTGCCGGAGCCTCCAGAGAAGGCAGCTCGACCACCTCCTCAAGCTGTTGATCCTTCCTCAAGGTTTGGGCCCAAGGCAGAAATCGCTCACGTATTCAGGGTTCCAGAGAAAAGACCTCCTAGGGACCTTTCTTATGCCTTTCTGGCCCTTGTTCTTCTTCCATTCCTTGGATTTTTGGTTGGG CTTTTGAGGCTGCATGTGAACCTGAAGAACTTCCCAACAGCATCAGGACCTGCAATGTTTGCCATTCTTTTCCACCTCCTCATTGCAGCTGTGTTATCACTTTATGTTCTGTTCTGGTCGCAG TGGAATCTGTTCCAAACACTGAGAGCGCTTGGATTCTTGGGGATCTTCTTACTATTCGTAGGACACAGAACCCTTTCACATCTGGCGTCCACATCTGCCAAGTTGAAATCTGCCTGA